In Pseudobacteriovorax antillogorgiicola, the DNA window CATCCTCAATGGACTGAGCGCGGCTGATGGCTCTCGACTGGCCGACTGTTATAAATTCAGTGAGTTTGATGTCGGTGATCTCCTCACCCTCAAACTCCATGGGATAGATCAGTTCGTACTTCAATTGCTCTCCTAGAGGCCAAGGGTGGCCCTTATGTTTTGGTAGTAGTCGATGCCGGCAATATTTCTGATGCCGTTTTCAATGTCGATCGTTGCAAGGGGGAATGAATCAAGGGTTAGAATGTAGCGGCTTAATGAGACGGTAACCTCAACGCCGGCTGCCTTCATGTCGCCAGGCTTCCACTGGCCAGAAGCGATCTTTTTGATACCGCCCTGCATGACAGCCTTAGCCGGAACCGATTCTCCCGCCTGCCCCTGAAGGGCGCCCGTTGCAATGATACCCGCCGACCCGC includes these proteins:
- a CDS encoding phage major tail tube protein, with product MLPKFFKNFEVSITGTSFRNICEEMSLPELTLKTEEWRGAGMDAPIEIDVGMEKLESTLKFPSLNKEVFLLYGLQLGGSAGIIATGALQGQAGESVPAKAVMQGGIKKIASGQWKPGDMKAAGVEVTVSLSRYILTLDSFPLATIDIENGIRNIAGIDYYQNIRATLGL